A single Aspergillus puulaauensis MK2 DNA, chromosome 7, nearly complete sequence DNA region contains:
- a CDS encoding putative MFS allantoate transporter (COG:G;~EggNog:ENOG410QDJA;~InterPro:IPR020846,IPR011701,IPR036259;~PFAM:PF07690;~TransMembrane:12 (i68-89o113-131i143-160o172-192i204-223o235-255i303-331o343-361i368-388o394-416i428-449o461-482i);~go_function: GO:0022857 - transmembrane transporter activity [Evidence IEA];~go_process: GO:0055085 - transmembrane transport [Evidence IEA]), giving the protein MGITSRLQSLGTSDITKGNNNTPTANHDEEVPPKPAWTGGKEGDVAQALFNNPDEINEEIDPAEVRRVLWKIDFMILPYLAVCYAFFYIDKTTLSYAAIFGITEDLELHGTQYSWLSSIFYFGFLAWALPTNLMLQRFPIGKYLGINIFMWGVFLMIQAACHNFETLAVLRALGGAAEACADPAFMLITSMWYTRREQPVRMGLWYTANGLGIALGGLLGYGIGNIKGALPSWKYEFIIIGALCSAWGIVMFIFLPDSPVNAPGLSQRERRIAVERLRENQTGIENKHLKPRQVLEAFMDYKLYFFFVLGCVCNIPNGGISNFGTIIIQGFGFSTLVTTLMQIPYGVIIAISILVCVYLNDRFVNRRCVFVLLFLIPNIAGAFGLRFVPETEKVGRLICYYLTGPYNAAFVLVLSMQVANTAGHTKKVVTNAVLFLGYCTGNIAGPFFYKDSQKPTYSLGIWSMIVSHLIEAVLITILGLLLRWENKKRDRIQSQMEGGLEGRDLGATAFLDMTDRENLNFRYIY; this is encoded by the exons ATGGGCATAACATCCCGTCTGCAGTCGCTCGGCACCTCCGACATCACCAAGGGTAATAACAATACGCCCACCGCTAACCATGACGAAGAGGTgccgccaaagccagcatGGACGGGCGGGAAGGAAGGCGATGTCGCTCAAGCGCTGTTCAACAACCCAGATGAAATCAATGAAGAGATTGATCCTGCTGAAGTGCGGAGAGTGCTTTGGAAGATTGATTTCATGATCTTGCCGTATTTGGCTGTTTGCTATGCATTCTTCTATATTGATAAG ACCACGCTGAGTTACGCGGCTATCTTTGGAATTAcggaggacttggagcttCATGGAACGCAGTATAGCTGGCTAAGTAGTATCTTTTACTTTGGCTTTTTGGCTTGGGCATTG CCTACCAATCTCATGTTGCAGCGGTTTCCAATTG GAAAATACCTTggtattaatatctttatgTG GGGTGTCTTCCTCATGATCCAAGCCGCATGCCATAACTTCGAGACCCTCGCCGTCCTACGAGCCCTAGGAGGTGCCGCCGAAGCCTGCGCAGACCCCGCGTTCATGCTCATCACTAGCATGTGGTACACACGACGCGAGCAACCTGTGCGCATGGGTCTATGGTATACCGCCAATGGCCTTGGAATTGCCCTTGGAGGCCTCCTCGGCTACGGAATCGGTAATATCAAGGGTGCGCTTCCGTCATGGAAGTACGAGTTTATTATCAT CGGCGCCCTTTGCTCGGCATGGGGTATCGTTATGTTCATATTCCTGCCCGACTCCCCGGTCAACGCCCCTGGTCTTTCGCAACGAGAGCGCCGAATTGCCGTCGAGCGGCTGAGGGAGAACCAAACTGGTATTGAGAACAAACACTTGAAGCCACGGCAGGTCCTTGAGGCGTTTATGGACTATAAGctttatttcttctttgtgCTGGGCTGTGTTT GCAACATCCCGAACGGTGGAATCTCAAATTTTGGAACAATTATTATCCAAGGCTTCGGGTTTTCAACCCTAGTTACAACTCTGATGCAG ATTCCATACGGTGTCATAATAGCCATTTCCATCCTCGTCTGCGTATACCTGAACGACCGCTTCGTGAACCGCCGCTGTGTCTTTGTCCTCCTGTTCCTAATTCCCAACATCGCTGGCGCATTCGGGCTCCGCTTCGTTCCCGAGACCGAAAAAGTCGGCCGCTTGATCTGCTACTATCTCACGGGTCCTTATAATGCGGCTTTTGTGCTGGTTTTGAGTATGCAGGTCGCTAATACTGCTG GGCACACCAAGAAAGTCGTAACAAACGCAGTACTCTTCCTAGGATACTGTACAGGAAACATCGCTGGACCGTTTTTCTATAAAGATAGTCAGAA ACCAACATACTCCCTAGGGATCTGGTCGATGATCGTCTCCCATCTCATTGAAGCTGTCCTCATCACTATATTGGGTTTGCTCCTGCGCTGGGAGAATAAGAAGCGCGACCGTATCCAGAGCCAGATGGAGGGTGGTCTGGAGGGGAGGGATCTCGGCGCTACGGCGTTTTTGGATATGACTGATCGGGAGAATCTGAA TTTCCggtatatctattaa
- a CDS encoding aromatic alcohol reductase (COG:S;~EggNog:ENOG410PW0S;~InterPro:IPR036291,IPR008030;~PFAM:PF05368,PF03435,PF01118,PF13460,PF01488) — translation MSRTRVLLIGAAGETGGSIANGLLEQPTYEIHALIRPRSAQKPAVLALQDKGVHIRKCDLKSTEEELEKALADIDVVISCVGSAEQQDQIPIANAAKKAGVKRFIPCGFITVAPPGGIMWLRDEKEVVYNHIKQLRLPYTIIDVGWWYQLSYPRLESGKLDYAMTAANNEVVGDGNTPLALTDLRDIGRYVAKIISDDRTLNKMVFAYDAVLTQNEIFSLLEEISGEQIARNYISEELVQNRVLAARQSSETYPFDPVKFIPRYLAEYQLSWGIRGDNTPEYAKYLGYLSAKELYPDFTGIEFKEYLSEVFKGTAKGIYTDRTISKAHQRMFPRSESSDSLQGRFFPRTESSDSLYMSR, via the exons ATGTCACGAACAAGAGTTCTGCTGATCGGAGCCGCGGGTGAGACCGGAGGTTCAATTGCAAATGGACTGTTGGAGCAACCGACCTAT GAAATCCACGCTCTTATTCGGCCCCGTTCTGCTCAGAAACCCGCCGTTCTCGCCTTGCAGGACAAGGGAGTGCACATCCGCAAATGTGACCTGAAATCGACAGAGGAGGAGCTAGAGAAGGCACTGGCTGATATCGATGTCGTTATCAGCTGTGTCGGTTCTGCAGAACAGCAAGACCAAATTCCCATCGCCAacgcggcgaagaaggccggtGTTAAGCGATTCATCCCCTGTGGTTTCATCACCGTCGCGCCACCCGGTGGTATCATGTGGTTGAGAGACGAG AAAGAAGTCGTCTACAACCACATCAAGCAACTCCGCCTTCCTTACACCATCATCGATGTTGGCTGGTGGTACCAACTCTCTTATCCTAGACTCGAATCCGGTAAACTGGACTATGCAATGACGGCTGCCAACAACGAAGTCGTCGGAGATGGCAACACGCCCCTGGCCCTGACAGATCTGAGGGATATCGGGCGCTACGTTGCTAAGATCATTTCCGACGATCGCACATTGAACAAGATGGTCTTTGCATATGACGCAGTGCTCACCCAAAATGAAATATTCAGCCTGCTTGAAGAGATCAGTGGGGAGCAGATTGCTCGAAACTAC ATCTCAGAGGAGTTGGTTCAAAACAGGGTTCTTGCCGCCCGTCAGTCAAGCGAGACCTATCCTTTCGACCCAGTGAAGTTCATCCCCCGGTACCTAGCAGAGTACCAGCTGTCATGGGGCATTCGCGGCGACAACACTCCTGAATATGCCAAGTACCTTGGTTATTTGTCGGCTAAGGAGCTTTACCCCGACTTCACAGGTATTGAATTCAAGGAATATCTAAGCGAGGTCTTCAAGGGTACTGCCAAGGGAATTTACACCGACCGGACCATCTCCAAAGCCCACCAACGCATGTTCCCCCGAAGCGAGTCTTCCGATTCGTTACAAGGCCGCTTTTTCCCAAGGACCGAGTCCAGCGACTCTCTCTACATGTCTCGGTAG
- a CDS encoding putative amino acid permease (COG:E;~EggNog:ENOG410Q2BV;~InterPro:IPR004841;~PFAM:PF13520,PF00324;~TransMembrane:8 (i20-37o49-69i140-161o195-219i240-260o266-292i312-333o345-367i);~go_component: GO:0016020 - membrane [Evidence IEA];~go_process: GO:0055085 - transmembrane transport [Evidence IEA]) has product MTAGVVVISYWTTVRIVDKIAYITVFLVVIIVMNYWSGRFLGRYEVVLSSFKVIIVLGLMILSIVIAFGGGPDHKKGFRYWRNPGAFANEEDRTALGVFRAIFRTFPSTTLSYLGTELIGMAVLHTHDSRKAAARAIQQTFYRILVFNLVIVTLLGMAIPYDEDILALPMYTSKRTASAFVVAVQMAHVNVLPDILNACILIFVVSSASRALCMATRIIRELSFEKNAPRFLRRTDKRGVPVYALGISFAPALLGFLNLLTISGRLWSYLVNLVTMFSILTWVSILVIHISFVRARKCHKIASEEVPFKAPFGILGSWIALVLCISIPVMRAVELSDRNFYSHGLDVGAFVTSFLGIPLYFALVLGYKATSRRRRRHAKTEALPTRLRSLQDTETDGAGRSEITALWRGRIIPIWLI; this is encoded by the coding sequence ATGACCGCAGGCGTGGTTGTGATATCATACTGGACTACAGTTCGAATTGTGGACAAAATTGCCTATATCACAGTGTTTTTGGTTGTGATAATTGTCATGAACTACTGGAGTGGTCGTTTCCTTGGCCGCTATGAAGTTGTTCTTTCATCGTTCAAAGTCATCATAGTGTTGGGACTCATGATCCTGTCAATCGTTATTGCCTTTGGTGGCGGTCCAGATCACAAGAAGGGATTTCGCTACTGGAGAAATCCCGGCGCGTTCGCCAACGAGGAAGACAGGACCGCTTTGGGGGTATTCCGCGCCATCTTCAGAACTTTCCCCTCCACCACACTATCTTACTTGGGAACCGAACTAATTGGCATGGCTGTGTTGCACACGCATGACTCTCGAAAAGCAGCAGCTCGAGCAATTCAACAAACATTTTACCGCATTCTGGTCTTCAATCTTGTTATTGTCACTCTATTAGGGATGGCGATTCCTTACGATGAAGACATATTAGCATTGCCCATGTATACCTCCAAGCGCACTGCGTCAGCATTCGTCGTGGCGGTTCAAATGGCTCATGTTAATGTGCTACCAGATATATTGAATGCATGCATCCTTATCTTTGTCGTTTCTTCGGCAAGCAGGGCCCTTTGTATGGCAACAAGGATCATTCGCGAGCTTTCCTTTGAGAAGAACGCCCCTCGGTTCCTTCGACGCACCGATAAACGCGGCGTGCCCGTGTACGCCTTAGGAATAAGTTTCGCCCCAGCCTTATTGGGTTTTCTGAACCTGCTCACTATCTCTGGGCGTCTGTGGAGCTACCTAGTCAATCTGGTTACTATGTTCAGCATATTGACCTGGGTGTCAATACTCGTCATCCATATATCGTTTGTACGTGCCCGCAAATGCCATAAGATTGCATCTGAGGAGGTGCCCTTTAAAGCCCCATTCGGCATTCTTGGTTCGTGGATTGCTTTGGTGCTTTGCATCTCTATACCCGTCATGCGAGCAGTCGAACTATCTGATCGCAATTTCTACAGTCATGGGTTGGATGTTGGTGCTTTCGTCACCTCTTTTCTTGGGATTCCTCTTTACTTCGCTTTGGTCCTGGGATATAAGGCGACATCGAGACGAAGGAGACGCCATGCAAAGACAGAAGCGTTACCTACCAGGCTGCGAAGTCTGCAGGATACTGAGACAGATGGGGCAGGGCGCAGCGAGATTACAGCGCTATGGAGGGGACGAATTATCCCCATATGGCTGATATGA